The Bacteroides acidifaciens genome includes a region encoding these proteins:
- a CDS encoding ORF6N domain-containing protein, giving the protein MDLQIIQNKIFEVRGCRVMLDYHLAELYQVETRALKQAVKRNIERFPSDFMFVLTKEEANLLLSIGVSQNVIPPDYNFGVAMPMAFTEQGVAMLSSVLRSKIAIEVNISIMRAFVLMRQMVIGYEELLRRIEELEVSTDAQFNELYQALTQLLSQSKQQKERRPVGFVTYNRDKDE; this is encoded by the coding sequence ATGGACTTACAGATTATCCAAAACAAAATTTTTGAAGTCAGAGGTTGCCGGGTGATGCTCGATTATCATTTGGCAGAACTCTACCAAGTGGAAACACGAGCCTTGAAGCAGGCGGTCAAGCGCAATATCGAGCGTTTTCCCAGTGATTTTATGTTTGTTCTCACCAAAGAGGAAGCTAACTTATTGTTGTCCATAGGGGTATCACAAAATGTGATACCTCCTGATTATAACTTCGGTGTAGCCATGCCTATGGCTTTCACCGAACAGGGCGTAGCCATGCTTTCTTCGGTGCTCCGTTCCAAAATAGCCATAGAGGTGAACATTTCAATCATGCGGGCTTTTGTCCTCATGCGCCAAATGGTAATCGGCTACGAGGAACTATTAAGGCGCATCGAGGAACTGGAGGTAAGCACCGATGCACAGTTTAACGAGCTATATCAAGCCCTTACCCAACTTCTAAGCCAGTCGAAGCAACAGAAAGAACGCCGTCCGGTAGGTTTCGTTACCTATAACCGTGACAAAGACGAATAG
- the istA gene encoding IS21 family transposase, translated as MKIRIKHILRCYQSGMSIRGISSSLLVSRNTVKRYIRIYEDMGIELERLLKMDEQHLHELFGTETDKESSGSAEYKYLQERIPDYMKRLKVRGTTRRSLYEEYLKNRPQGYSYCSFCLYIRREREVKIPVGRIDHIAGDQMYVDFAGDKLYLSYEKTGNKVPVEVFAAILPCSQITYYEAVPSQKKEHLIQACENAFHYFGGVPNAIVPDNLKSAVTKPGGVEPVINDDFAAFADHYGCVVFPARVRKPKDKALVENAVRLLYREVYSKMTGLKFNDLEALNIEIMKHTDALNSRKMYNRNYSRRERFLEVEKDRLHTLPATKFISKSRKTATVMRNSYVSLNNHYYSVPKEYIGDTVELLYDGDTVEIYHKFRHITTHRRDDTPFTYSEKPSHKLSGVLHEYRIRMDDIYRKACEIDPVLEEYIKRVAVAKKYPVQAVRSADGILSLVERFGHDRVVLSCQVAMEFGMFGYNELESILVNREDEKYHVQMEGQAPELTPKHRNLRGKDYFNSKNMDKNDK; from the coding sequence ATGAAAATAAGAATCAAGCACATACTGCGGTGTTATCAGTCAGGAATGAGTATCCGCGGTATCAGTTCTTCTCTCCTTGTTTCACGTAATACAGTCAAACGTTATATCCGTATATACGAAGATATGGGTATAGAACTTGAGCGTCTGTTGAAAATGGACGAGCAGCATCTGCATGAGCTTTTCGGTACGGAGACTGACAAAGAATCGTCTGGCTCTGCAGAGTATAAGTATCTTCAAGAACGTATACCTGATTACATGAAACGACTTAAGGTCCGTGGGACAACAAGAAGGTCTTTGTATGAGGAATATCTTAAAAATCGTCCACAAGGTTACAGCTACTGTTCTTTTTGTTTATATATCAGACGAGAAAGGGAAGTAAAGATTCCTGTTGGACGCATAGATCATATAGCCGGTGATCAGATGTATGTGGATTTTGCCGGCGACAAACTTTATCTCTCATACGAAAAAACAGGCAATAAGGTTCCCGTAGAAGTATTTGCCGCTATACTTCCATGCAGCCAGATTACTTATTACGAGGCTGTACCATCACAAAAGAAAGAACACCTTATCCAGGCATGTGAAAATGCTTTCCATTATTTTGGAGGTGTCCCCAATGCCATAGTTCCAGACAACCTGAAATCAGCCGTAACAAAGCCTGGAGGTGTTGAACCTGTAATCAATGACGACTTTGCTGCATTTGCAGACCATTATGGATGTGTTGTCTTCCCGGCAAGAGTACGAAAGCCTAAAGACAAAGCTCTGGTTGAGAATGCTGTAAGACTGCTCTACAGGGAGGTGTATTCAAAGATGACGGGATTGAAATTCAATGATCTTGAAGCCTTGAACATAGAAATAATGAAGCATACGGATGCGTTGAACAGCCGAAAGATGTACAATCGCAACTACAGCCGTCGGGAACGTTTCCTCGAAGTCGAGAAAGACAGGCTGCATACATTGCCGGCAACAAAATTTATATCAAAAAGCCGGAAAACGGCAACTGTCATGAGAAACAGTTATGTATCGCTTAACAATCACTATTACAGTGTTCCTAAAGAGTATATCGGCGATACTGTAGAATTACTGTATGATGGGGACACAGTGGAGATATATCATAAGTTCAGACACATAACGACACATCGCAGGGATGATACACCTTTCACTTATTCAGAAAAACCGTCCCACAAACTTTCGGGAGTGCTACATGAATACAGAATCAGAATGGATGATATATACCGCAAGGCATGTGAAATTGATCCGGTATTGGAAGAGTACATAAAGCGTGTGGCCGTTGCCAAGAAATATCCGGTCCAGGCCGTACGTTCAGCCGATGGTATATTAAGTCTTGTGGAGCGTTTCGGACATGACAGGGTGGTTCTTTCATGCCAGGTGGCAATGGAATTCGGTATGTTCGGGTACAACGAACTTGAAAGTATTCTGGTAAACAGGGAAGATGAGAAGTATCATGTACAGATGGAGGGACAGGCTCCCGAACTTACCCCCAAACACAGAAATCTCAGAGGCAAGGATTATTTTAACTCTAAAAACATGGATAAAAATGACAAGTAA
- a CDS encoding site-specific integrase codes for MKSTFNICFYAKKDKQKANGAYPLFARITVDGVASRFNTKLDVLPSIWDGKMGKATGRTSEASRINRMLDDINASLNTIYHEMQRRDNYVTAEKVKNEFLGHSESHETVLTLFQKHNDDVKQLVGISKTIATYRKYEVTRRHLAEFIRSKYNVSDISIKEITPMFITDFELYLRTACKCGYNTTAKFMQFFKRIIIIARNNGILVNDPFASYKIRLEKVDRGYLTEDEIKIILKKKMVSERLEHVRDLFIFACFTGLAYIDVAGLTQDNIRKSFDGNLWIMTKRQKTNTDVNVPLLDIPKMILKKYKGKLPNGKILPVISNQKLNAYLKEIADICGIKKNLTFHLARHTFATTTTLSKGVPIETVSKMLGHTNIETTQIYARITNSKIGSDMQGLDKKFVGIEKIYKEVAM; via the coding sequence ATGAAATCGACATTCAACATTTGCTTTTACGCAAAGAAAGACAAGCAGAAAGCCAACGGTGCGTACCCCCTTTTCGCCCGTATCACAGTGGACGGCGTGGCAAGCCGTTTTAACACCAAGCTGGACGTGCTACCCTCTATTTGGGACGGCAAAATGGGCAAGGCTACCGGACGTACTTCGGAAGCCAGCCGCATAAACCGTATGCTGGATGATATAAACGCATCCTTGAACACCATTTACCACGAAATGCAGCGGCGTGACAATTACGTGACCGCCGAGAAAGTGAAGAACGAGTTTTTAGGTCATAGCGAGAGCCACGAAACAGTCCTTACCCTGTTCCAAAAGCACAATGACGATGTGAAGCAGTTGGTCGGCATATCCAAGACGATAGCGACATACCGAAAGTATGAAGTTACCCGCCGCCACCTCGCCGAGTTCATCCGCAGCAAGTACAACGTATCGGACATATCCATTAAGGAGATTACCCCTATGTTCATTACCGATTTTGAATTGTATTTGCGTACCGCCTGCAAGTGCGGCTACAACACCACCGCCAAGTTCATGCAGTTCTTCAAGCGTATCATCATCATTGCCCGCAACAATGGCATACTGGTGAACGACCCGTTCGCCAGTTACAAAATCCGGCTGGAGAAAGTGGACAGGGGGTATCTGACAGAGGACGAGATTAAAATCATCCTCAAAAAGAAAATGGTTTCCGAGCGGCTGGAACACGTCAGGGACTTGTTCATCTTTGCCTGCTTCACCGGGCTTGCCTATATAGATGTAGCCGGGCTTACGCAAGACAACATTCGCAAATCTTTTGACGGCAACCTTTGGATAATGACAAAGCGGCAAAAGACGAATACGGATGTTAATGTTCCTCTGCTGGATATTCCCAAGATGATTTTGAAGAAGTACAAGGGCAAGTTACCGAATGGCAAGATACTTCCCGTAATCAGCAATCAGAAGCTAAACGCCTACTTGAAAGAGATTGCCGATATATGCGGTATTAAAAAGAACTTGACATTTCACCTTGCCCGCCACACGTTCGCAACGACTACCACGCTGTCAAAGGGCGTACCCATTGAAACGGTGTCTAAAATGTTGGGACACACGAACATTGAAACGACCCAAATCTATGCCCGCATCACTAACAGCAAGATAGGTAGTGATATGCAGGGGCTTGACAAGAAGTTTGTCGGCATCGAGAAGATTTACAAGGAAGTCGCTATGTAA
- a CDS encoding endonuclease MutS2, which translates to MIYPQNFEQKIGFDQIRQLLKDKCLSTLGEERVMDMSFSEQYEEVEEKLNQITEFIRIIQEEDGFPDQFFFDVRPSLKRVRIEGMYLDEQELFDLRRSLETIRDIVRFLHRNEDEEENDAPYPSLKRLAGDIAVFPQLIGKIDGILNKYGKIKDNASTELSRIRRELASTMGSISRSLNSILRNAQSEGYVDKDVAPTMRDGRLVIPVPPGLKRKIKGIVHDESASGKTVFIEPAEVVEANNRIRELEGDERREIIRILTEFSNILRPSIPEILQSYEFLAEVDFIRAKSYFAIQTNSLKPAVENEQLLDWTMAVHPLLQLSLAKHGKKVVPLDMELNQKQRILIISGPNAGGKSVCLKTVGLLQYMLQCGMLIPLHERSHAGIFSSIFIDIGDEQSIEDDLSTYSSHLTNMKIMMKNCNERSLILIDEFGGGTEPQIGGAIAEAVLKRFNQKQTFGVITTHYQNLKHFAEDHEGVVNGAMLYDRHLMQALFQLQIGNPGSSFAVEIARKIGLPEDVIADASEIVGSEYINADKYLQDIVRDKRYWEGKRQTIRQREKHMEETIARYQSEMEELQKSRKEIIKQAKEEAERMLQESNARIENTIRTIKEAQAEKEKTRLARQELTDFRTSLDALASKEQEEKIARKMEKLKEKQERKKNKKNEPKTAAATPPTTPKVTPIAVGDNVKIKGQTSVGQVMEINGKNATVAFGSIKTTVKLDRLERSNAVQKTEGIAKSTFVSSQTHDQMYEKKLNFKQDIDVRGMRGDEALQAVTYFVDDAILVGMNRVRILHGTGTGILRTLIRQYLSTVPGVRHYADEHVQFGGAGITVVDFD; encoded by the coding sequence ATGATATACCCTCAAAATTTTGAGCAAAAGATAGGATTCGACCAGATAAGACAATTACTAAAAGATAAGTGTCTCAGTACTTTAGGTGAAGAGCGGGTCATGGATATGAGCTTTTCCGAACAATATGAAGAAGTGGAAGAGAAATTAAACCAAATAACTGAGTTTATTCGCATCATTCAGGAAGAGGACGGATTTCCCGACCAATTCTTTTTTGATGTCCGTCCTTCACTGAAACGAGTGCGGATAGAAGGCATGTATCTAGACGAACAAGAACTGTTCGACCTGCGCCGTTCGTTAGAAACAATCCGCGACATCGTTCGCTTCCTGCACCGGAACGAGGATGAAGAGGAAAACGACGCTCCCTACCCCAGCCTGAAAAGACTGGCGGGAGATATAGCCGTATTCCCGCAACTGATTGGGAAAATAGACGGTATCCTCAACAAATATGGAAAAATCAAGGATAATGCCTCTACCGAATTATCCCGCATACGTCGTGAGCTTGCCAGTACGATGGGAAGTATTTCACGCTCTTTGAACAGTATTCTGCGCAATGCGCAGTCCGAAGGATATGTGGACAAAGACGTAGCACCCACTATGCGCGACGGTCGCCTGGTAATCCCCGTTCCACCGGGATTGAAACGAAAAATAAAAGGAATCGTACACGATGAATCCGCCAGCGGAAAGACCGTATTTATAGAGCCTGCCGAAGTGGTGGAAGCGAATAACCGTATCCGAGAACTCGAAGGAGACGAACGGCGCGAGATTATCCGTATCCTCACTGAGTTTTCAAACATACTTCGTCCATCTATCCCGGAAATCCTTCAGTCGTACGAGTTTTTGGCAGAGGTGGACTTTATCCGTGCGAAAAGTTATTTTGCGATACAAACGAATAGTTTGAAACCTGCCGTAGAAAACGAACAACTGTTGGACTGGACGATGGCGGTTCATCCCTTGTTGCAACTTTCATTAGCCAAACATGGAAAGAAAGTCGTACCGCTGGATATGGAACTTAACCAGAAACAACGCATCCTTATTATTTCCGGCCCGAATGCCGGTGGTAAATCAGTCTGTCTGAAAACAGTCGGGTTGCTGCAATATATGCTGCAATGTGGTATGTTGATTCCCTTGCATGAGCGTAGCCATGCAGGTATATTCAGCAGTATCTTTATTGATATCGGCGACGAACAGTCTATCGAAGATGACCTGAGTACCTACTCTTCCCATCTGACCAATATGAAGATTATGATGAAGAACTGTAATGAACGCAGCCTCATCCTGATTGACGAGTTTGGCGGTGGTACGGAACCGCAGATTGGCGGTGCCATTGCCGAAGCTGTATTGAAACGCTTCAATCAAAAGCAGACATTCGGAGTAATCACCACCCACTACCAAAATCTGAAACATTTTGCCGAAGACCATGAAGGAGTGGTAAATGGAGCCATGCTTTACGACCGCCATCTGATGCAGGCACTCTTCCAATTGCAAATCGGTAATCCGGGAAGTTCATTCGCCGTAGAAATTGCCCGTAAAATCGGATTACCGGAAGATGTCATTGCCGATGCTTCGGAAATCGTAGGAAGCGAGTATATCAATGCCGACAAATATCTACAGGATATTGTCCGCGACAAGCGTTACTGGGAAGGCAAACGCCAAACGATCCGCCAGCGGGAAAAGCATATGGAAGAGACTATCGCCCGTTATCAGTCGGAAATGGAAGAATTGCAGAAATCGCGGAAGGAGATTATCAAACAGGCGAAAGAAGAGGCAGAGCGAATGTTGCAAGAATCAAACGCCCGTATCGAGAATACGATTCGTACCATCAAGGAAGCACAGGCGGAAAAAGAAAAGACACGCTTGGCACGTCAGGAACTGACCGACTTCCGCACTTCTCTGGACGCACTGGCTTCCAAAGAGCAGGAAGAGAAGATAGCACGTAAAATGGAGAAACTGAAAGAGAAGCAGGAACGGAAGAAGAACAAGAAAAACGAACCGAAAACCGCCGCTGCCACTCCTCCAACCACACCCAAAGTCACTCCTATCGCAGTCGGCGACAATGTAAAAATTAAAGGGCAGACCAGTGTCGGACAGGTGATGGAAATCAATGGTAAAAACGCGACTGTCGCTTTCGGAAGTATTAAGACGACCGTAAAACTAGACCGGCTTGAACGTAGCAACGCTGTTCAAAAGACGGAAGGAATTGCTAAAAGCACTTTTGTCAGCAGCCAGACGCATGACCAGATGTATGAAAAGAAACTGAATTTCAAACAGGACATCGACGTCCGCGGAATGCGTGGAGACGAAGCGCTGCAAGCGGTCACTTATTTCGTCGACGACGCTATATTGGTCGGCATGAATCGTGTACGTATCCTTCACGGCACAGGAACCGGAATACTCCGTACACTTATCCGCCAATATCTGTCC